The nucleotide window TCTCCTTTAATCAGTTAACACCATACCTGTCAAAACATTAAGGAACAAGCTAGGGACCAAATCCTTTGTCATTTTAGAGTCCCTACCAATGgccatataaattatttttatccagGAAAAATTGCAATTAACAAACCACCTGTCTACAGCTCAGAGGATGCTTTCTATTCGTAAAAAAGGCTTCTAGAATGGTATCTGGTGTGATTTCACCAGTTCAGCTGGATTAATTTTCCTTTCATATTATAAAAGCCTAGTTATCAGATACAGAATTACTCAGTTTCTGCAAATGCGTAAGACTTACTATCAAAACCAAGGTAACTTAGAATTACATTGCTTATACCAGAGACCAATTATCAACTGACCACCTAGTTTTTCCCATTTGTGAACAAGCCCTACAATTGACAGGTTATGAAAGTAATTCCTCTCGAGTTAAGGGTGATTTTCATTCAACTGTCAAATTATAGCAACCTGCAAATGACAACTTCCAGTTTCCTTTCTCGTTTTTAAAATGGCAgttaactttgaaaacattaactAGATGAACCTACACTCAGACCCAAATGGGCCATACCTCCTCGCCAATGTAGCAATGTTCTCATTCACCCAACCTTGCCCATTACATGAGAATTCCTATAAAGTTCACTTCTATTTAAGTGACAGGAAACACAATTAGCCTccagcatcttttatttttcctagaaCCTGTATACAATTAACTCTAGCAGGGCAGTCCTCAATACTATAAGCCTCACATTTTAACTACTTATTATAAATGTGAATGCACATCCTCATAACTGGCAAACTAAATGACatagatttattcatttatgtaacCATACACAATTTTATATGCAACAGGAGCTTCTATACTATAGAATCTGACCTTACAAACTAGCTTACATATAAAACAGTTACTCTTTGCTCATCTGTCCTAATATAGAAAAGTGTTGCACCAATGCTTAAGATGTTATTAAAACAGAGGAGTTCTCAACACAAGGTTAACAAACCTGAAGCTCCACCCTAGAAATACAAACCCATAATTTGAAAATTGTTTTACCAGAAATAGCTTATAAGCAACTCTTACCAAAGTAATACTATAGGGAGTTACAGTGTTGACCAAAAGGAAGACACAGGTttctcattaaactttttttaatgggTCTCAAATTCTGTGACAGATTTTTGGTCaagttgttttcattaaaaagtactgattttaaaaaactaataactTAAACTGCCACACACAAAACATATGGTCCACAAAaacattctcctttccttctgaagGTTTTACGATGCATTGTTATCATTAACCAGTCTTTTACTATTAAACTTAAATGGCCAATTGAGACAAACAGTTCTGAGACCGTTCTTCCACCACTGATTAAGACTGGGGTGGCAGGTATTGGGGATAATATTCATTTAGCCTTCTGAGCTTTCTGGGCAGACTTGGTGACCTTGCCAGCTCCAGCTGCCTTCTTGTCCACTGCTTTGATGACACCCACAGCGACTGTCTGTCTCATGTCACGCACAGCAAAACGGCCTAtgaaaaacaaacattgtattACCATTAGAAACATTTTTCAAACCTTTAAGTTTACTTCTAAAACTTAGTTTTTAATTACAGCAGAAAAACATCCTTACCCAGGGGAGGATAATCAGAGAAGCTCTCGACACACATGGGCTTGCCAGGAACCATATCAACGATGGCAGCGTCACCAGATTTCAAGAATTTAGGGCCATCTTCCAGCTTTTTCCCAGAACGACGATCAATCTTCTCCTTCAGCTCAGCAAACTTGCAAGCAATGTGAGCTGTGTGACAATCCAGCACAGGTGCATATCCAGCACTGATTTGGCCTGGATGGTTCAAAATAATCACCTGGAAAGAAGACTTGTATTTAGTTGTGTCTCAAAGACCCTTAAAGTTATAGCAGTAAATAAAAACCTGTCTCCAAGTGTTACCTGAGCTGTGAAGCCAGCAGCTTCCATGGGTGGATCATTTTTGCTGTCACCAGCCACATTGCCACGACGGACATCTTTGACAGACACGTTCTTGACATTGAAGCCCACATTGTCCCCAGGAAGGGCTTCACTCAATGCTTCATGGTGCATTTCTACAGACTTCACTTCAGTTGTTACATTGACTGGAGCAAAGGTGACCACCATGCCAGGTTTGAGAACACCAGTCTCCACACGACCCACAGGGACAGTACCAATACCTAAAATAAACGTTTACAGCACTTAATAAATGCCTCAAACGCAGGCAGAAGGTATTGTACCAACCCAGACAAATTCTAATGGTTTTATTCTACTTACCACCAATTTTATAGACATCCTGGAGAGGCAAACGCAAGGGTTTGTCAGTTGGGCGAGTTGGTGGCAGGATGCAATCCAGAGCTTCAAGCAGGGTGGTTCCACTGGCATTGCCGTCCTTACGGGTGACTTTCCATCCCTTGAACCATGGCATCTAGAACAAGAAAGGCTGTGTTACCATCCAACTAAACCCCCTTACAGAACTTAAGTCTTAAAAACTTGAAAATCTCTTACATTAGCACTTGGCTCCAGCATGTTGTCACCATTCCAGCCAGAAATTGGCACAAATGCTACTGTGTCGGGGTTGTAGCCAATTTTCTTAATGTAGGTGCTGACTTCCTTAACAATTTCTTCGTATCTCTTCTGGCTATAGGGTGGCTCAGTGGAATCCATTTTGTTAACGCCAACAATTAGTTGTTTCACACCCAGGGTATAAGCCAGAAGGGCATGCTCACGGGTCTGCCCATTCTTGGAGATACCGGCTTCAAATTCACCAACACCAGCAGCAACAATCAGGACAGCACAGTCAGCCTTTGAAAGAAAACAAGTCCACATCCTGTTAAAACCAAGTTCTTCAAAAGGATTCACGGCTTTGCCAGTGTAAAAACAGACCCAAAGAGTTATTTTCAGTAGTTTTTAGTCTCACAAACCTGGGATGTGCCTGTAATCATGTTTTTGATGAAGTCTCTGTGTCCTGGGGCATCAATGATGGTAACATAGTACTTGCTGGTCTCAAATTTCCACAGGGAGATATCAATGGTGATACCACGCTCACGTTCAGCTTtaagtttgtccaagacccaggCATATTTGAAGGAGCCCTTTCCCATCTAGAAAGATTACGGACGATTACTTGGTAACtaaaccatgaacttcagcatgaAATTCTTTTACCGAATTTGGAAAAAATGCCGGATTTCACTTACAACTGTTACACTTAAGTTCATCTACCTTATTTTCAAAAGTTAACTGACTTAGCAAACTTTGCAATTTACCTTTTAACTAGTAAAATTCTAGACTAGTGGCTCGTTTTCGGAAAATTACCACTCAATGCATTTTCTCAGCCTATATTCTTACGTTTGCCTACCTCGGCAGCCTCCTTCTCGAACTTTTCAATTGTTCTCTTGTCGATCCCGCCACATTTGTAGATCAGATGGCCAGTCGTGGTAGACTTCCCTGAATCTAC belongs to Bubalus kerabau isolate K-KA32 ecotype Philippines breed swamp buffalo chromosome 9, PCC_UOA_SB_1v2, whole genome shotgun sequence and includes:
- the EEF1A1 gene encoding elongation factor 1-alpha 1, producing MGKEKTHINIVVIGHVDSGKSTTTGHLIYKCGGIDKRTIEKFEKEAAEMGKGSFKYAWVLDKLKAERERGITIDISLWKFETSKYYVTIIDAPGHRDFIKNMITGTSQADCAVLIVAAGVGEFEAGISKNGQTREHALLAYTLGVKQLIVGVNKMDSTEPPYSQKRYEEIVKEVSTYIKKIGYNPDTVAFVPISGWNGDNMLEPSANMPWFKGWKVTRKDGNASGTTLLEALDCILPPTRPTDKPLRLPLQDVYKIGGIGTVPVGRVETGVLKPGMVVTFAPVNVTTEVKSVEMHHEALSEALPGDNVGFNVKNVSVKDVRRGNVAGDSKNDPPMEAAGFTAQVIILNHPGQISAGYAPVLDCHTAHIACKFAELKEKIDRRSGKKLEDGPKFLKSGDAAIVDMVPGKPMCVESFSDYPPLGRFAVRDMRQTVAVGVIKAVDKKAAGAGKVTKSAQKAQKAK